In Spinacia oleracea cultivar Varoflay chromosome 5, BTI_SOV_V1, whole genome shotgun sequence, a single window of DNA contains:
- the LOC110786003 gene encoding uncharacterized protein yields MDSINVEKIQALKRYKKQQYMNTLMFYPIVVLSCGVFCTSPFWLPSLYSSMRTFLCVSIPTILSFFFNVKSLFILGNLIVIFLLGESKIQGLDTTFPRKIDRVEGEKTKGKQEIRLPQVEGKKIEQVVKIEDKEEETPVSGRVEEENKKGSDVDEIEDVEGEREEELVIQELSTDELNRRADDFIARVNKQIRFEADY; encoded by the coding sequence ATGGATTCAATCAATGTAGAAAAAATCCAAGCTTTAAAAAGATACAAGAAACAACAATATATGAACACCCTTATGTTTTATCCAATTGTTGTTTTATCTTGTGGTGTATTTTGCACTAGCCCATTTTGGTTACCTTCATTATATTCATCTATGAGAACTTTTCTTTGTGTTTCTATCCCTACAATCTTGTCTTTTTTCTTCAATGTGAAGTCTCTTTTCATTCTTGGCAATCTTATTGTCATATTTCTCTTGGGCGAGTCCAAGATTCAAGGGTTGGATACAACATTTCCTCGAAAAATCGACCGTGTTGAAGGCGAAAAGACGAAGGGAAAGCAAGAAATAAGATTGCCCCAAGTTGAAGGTAAGAAGATAGAACAAGTGGTTAAGATTGAGGATAAGGAAGAGGAGACCCCGGTATCAGGCCGAGTTGAGGAGGAGAATAAAAAGGGCAGTGATGTAGACGAGATTGAGGATGTAGAGGGTGAAAGGGAGGAGGAGTTGGTTATTCAAGAGTTGTCTACTGATGAATTGAATAGAAGGGCTGATGATTTTATTGCTAGGGTAAATAAGCAAATCAGGTTTGAAGCTGATTATTGA